From the genome of Diabrotica virgifera virgifera chromosome 8, PGI_DIABVI_V3a:
TATTGGGAAATTGGCCTGTCATAAAAGATTCGTTGATTAAATGTGACAAGGGTTCACATATGTGACTGGCAACATATCTTATAACCTTACCATTGATTTCATCTAAACCTTCAGCATGTTTAGATGTGGTCTTACTTATTAAGTGACATTACTTCTGCAGGTGTAGttggagaaagaaagaaagtctAGAGGACTTTAAAGTGATATTGCCAATTTTAATTTATGGGTTGTGTTCCTGGggcgactttattggaagatatagtttattcgattacatgaaatcaagttaacttaaaaaattaagcaacaaaatttgtttattaatgatttgtattttgataacgatttcatAAGTGGAAGtctaaacgtcaaataaatttaatttcaaacttatattatgttctttttaatttttaagaatgaAAAAGGCTTTCATATGATGATAAGAAAAGAAACGATCAATTTTAAACAATGGCAACAGTGTGTCATGAACCCCTGAGATCACTGGTCATGAATGATAAATTTCGGCTACGAGGGGAGTTGGATACGTTGGATATGTTTTATGTTTTAagtaaagaacaaaaaaatatttcagtaaatatttatttataaaaataaataggCTAAATTTACATTTCTTACGCTACTATTTTGTTACTATAGATAAATATGTTTTGTAATACAATATAAATAAACGCTAATATAAATATCACAATAAAATATGGCACGGTCATTATTTTGTTCCTTTTGACGAATACGCGTTACACTGTTTGGTGGCGGCTTCCACTGCACCTATCACAGCACTTCGGAAACCTacaataaaaatatacagggttatTTAAATtctatgcaaaatctattagtccacagtacatcatccttttttgaaaataattacaaaactcttaaaaatggttttaattgcttcgtttgagcgagttgaccactttctgaaaaatttcagagtgcaggttgTACGCGGTTAGGTTTTGTGATTGCAAAACTATAGttgcaaaataaattatttttgtcggacaaaaaagaGGGATCGTCGagtccgacacccgcaagatagagttttgttattacaaaactcctaattttcaattgaaagtatTGATAATTAATTACTAACGATTGTCGATTAGGGTGGagcgaaaaaatcgattttcaaataataatttgcctatatgcggaaaagtggtctAGGATAGAATCTTAACTTGTGTTAAAATCTTTGCTCAATCGGATGTTATTTATTGGTGCCCCCACCCACATTTGTGAATAGACGCTTTctcttgcttagtaaaaaattctgctataatttatttaatctgactcatttatatcggcaattcagacatatattttacattttaaagttgaagactttaaaacgatattgccaatatttatgagttgcgtttctgggacgactttattgaaagacagttcattcgattatatgaaatcaaccccaactcaagaatatccgtcgcaaaaaatcatagcatgtgatctgtctttaaaaagacaaccaaatgcaacggtgacagtaaaattctcatgAATTAAAATTGAAATCATTTTTTTAgctaaattgtggcttatttacgatttagaatagttgattaccgAAGAACATTGTGTTAGTTTCAGATCCAAACTCTGAGTATTTTGGACATCTTACTTTACAATCTGGTTCAGCAAAAAATATTGCAGACAATTTATTCAATTTCTTAAAATCGAAATGTGACTTTTCTACTTTGGTTGCAATTGGATGCGATGGAACAGCGGTAAATACTGGCGTTCACAATGGTGCAATTCGCAAATTAGAACTTCAAATTAAGAAACCATTACAGTGGTTCTCTTTGTCATTTATATGGAAACGAGCTACCATTACGACATTAGATGAAGTATTTAGATGGAGAAACCGCAGGACCTACCGGATTTTCGGGTGAAACAACCCTACCtgtttttgaatttaaaaaattaaaagtgaaGTAGATATTAATACATTACAATACAACTTATAATACATTACAGTACAACTTCCTGAAGTAGATATTAATACATTAAGTACAGACCAAAAATATTTGTACGAAATAAGCAAATCTGTAAATAATGGTACCGTATCAGAGAGCTTAAAATATCGACAACCGGGAAAGATGGCACATTCGAGATGGATTACAACAGCAAACAGACTTTATGTAGGAACTTTAAATTCGACTACCGATTTAAATATTTTGGCAACTTATCTGCAAAATGTGTATGTTCCCACTTGGTTTTCAATCAAAGTAAAGCCAGAAGTTAAATAGGGGAcaattcatttatttaatatgATTCAATGCTCGCAATATTTATCACTAAAACTAAAGAAAATAGTGAACAAATTTATTCAAGGTAATGGATATTTTGCACATCCAGAGAATATTCTCGCAGCCATGTTGGGTGATAAACGACCCCACATCCGAGAGCTAGGTTTGAGGCGCATATTAAAGTCTAAGAATGGGCAAGAAACCAATAAAATTCGCCAGTTTAAAATTCCAACTATAAATTTTGGAGTCAAAGAGTATTTTGACTTAATTAATTGACAAACTAGTGTAATATCAGAACCACCAATAACAAAACAATTGTCAACAGATGAACTTGATGAACAACAGATGAAAAATGATTGATGACACGacttcaaataaatttaaaattagggTCCTTTATCCAAATATAGAACTGTCCGACAAAAATTGGGTATCAGATAGCCAGTCCGacaaattaatatcaaaactTTTTATACTGTAACCGCCACACTACTAGACACATTGAGCTAATACAGCCCTGGACCCTCCACTTGTTTCACTGTTTActtttatgtctagtgacgtctagaacgtcatAAACTGTATATTAAACGAATGTAAACACATAAAACACATAGATTAGGcaaggtccgaaaaatagcgtaacgcagagcagttcgggtcggtggtttATCGATCTCTCTCTACCTAAGCGCcggctttctctctctagcatatgatggccgctgtctctgtgtctgtgtctttccattactcccacctcttggtagatactcTTACACCCGTACGACAGataaagatagctagaccactgtacttgatattggcgttacaccccgatgcattgagtggcatatccctaacCTGGTCTATTGTTAATATGTCTATGGTAAACATAGACTAATTACTAGACGTTTCATATCCAAACAAAACTTGTCATGAAGCATCTAGACTAGATAGGTAGGTGATTTGTGATAATACCTACAAAGTACAAGTAGactaccattgtttaaaaaaaatcgttttttatagGTTTGCGTCATTTTTTTTGTCGGACCATTACTTTTTGAATAAACATGTATGatttgaacattaaaaaatttaaaattatgacTTTTGTAATCGCAAAAGATAAACCTGCcataattaacatatttacgttgtccgactaaagaaacgaggctgtaaatttgtcggacaagagatcgacaatctttagtAATTAATTATCAatactttcaattgaaaattaagagttttgtaataacaaaactgtaCCGCGCCATAGTGACatcttgcgggtgtcggactCGACGATCCCGAtcttttttgtccgacaaaaataatttattttattctaacGCATAATCTTTCGAttcaatcaaattaaaaattataaaaattaaataaaaatttcatttttttcagttgcaatgcgaaggcaaaaccgtcttatttttcacttagaacagggagcgcaaaccagcactctaaatcgacgattttcgactctatttggagtcatcatcagagaggcgtaggtttgctgctctctgcccgaagtgacaaaactacgaaagcttatccccgcattgcaactgacgtttatggagtaggtgactagcgtcatctggcaactgaaaggcaaagttttaaacctaatagaaacattaataatattgaaaaatattaaaaatattactaaaagatttttaattaaaaacttattggtccatttccctggtagcacctccatggcttctaaaaatttcaagccagatggatgctgaagcgaagaagacaagagggaattcaaaaacttacaattcacgaccccgtctgttcagctggtaaattccaacggaaaatggacctagttactcaacgGAGTAACTTTACTAGGAGTAAAGTTACTTTACTCCTAGTAAAGTTACTCcgttgagtaactaggtccattttccgttggaatttaccagctgaacagacggggtcgtgaattgtaagtttttgaattccctcttgtcttcttcgcttcagcatccatctggcttgaaatttttagaagccatggaggtgctaccagggaaatggaccaataagtttttaattaaaaatcttttagtaatatttttaatatttttcaatattattaatgtttctattaggttgaaaactttgctttaaaaattatagttttgcaaTCACAAAACCTAAGCGCGCTAGAGCTACAGTTTTAGGCGTGGGATGTGAGGAAACGCGGGACTAACCTGCACTCTGATTTTTtccagaaagtggtagactcgctcaaacgaagcagttaaaaccatttttaagactttttacagttataataaataataattttcaaaaaaggacgatgtactgttGACTATATCTTTATCTTTCATCTTTTCGTGATTTCACCAAAACATGACGTCCattaatacattttaaacaagcttttgatggTGTGAAAAAGAAGCAAAATGTTAAAAGACATTCGTAATCTAGATAATCCTGTACCTAACAAATATATCAGCCTCATAAAAGTGACGTTGAAGGGTCTAAAAGCCGAGCCGTAGTTAAAGTAGATGGAGAACTGACTCCCCTATTTGAGATCAATGTGGAACGCACTATCAACCATACCTACTGTTCAACCTACTCCTTGAGGTAGTCACCAAAAAAGCCAATGTAACCGGCCATATAAGTAAATACCATATCAGTACCTACAAATTACTGCTATTTGTAGGGCAAGCAATAAACTGATGGAAGTGTTCAAagaaattgatcctgaagcacaaAAAATAGGGTTTAAAATAAGCGAagacaatgaaaataatattgcagTAGACAAATCTAACATCaaacgtgtggatgccttcatatatctgggcacagaaatcaatcaaAATAATtctctatactaaatttacaatcaagatgcactagaaataaacaaaccaagatacgttaaatgctactaggtgcactcccgaatcataatttataatgtataaactttagaaatcatgatttgggatttacaatgtacagtggaaccccgataagtcggcccccgataacacggaagtccggctaacccggtccgattttcatcagacaaacatgaACAAAactgtatgtaatataatatttgagagataatgggtatttatGTAATTTGAACTACACAATAGTAAAAATtgtctcggattatcggaaacaacaggcacctgattttcctttatttatttcaaactgtcttagcattgttattattttttaaacaatggtcttagtctccactgttcttaagtaacataacatcgttccgattgtgtccgtattgtgtgtagtacagtcgtatttcaattataacggagtttatctgtaattataccgtattttattaatttttactatattctccggctaacccggattttcgagaACCAGGATcggccgtggtcccgattaatccgagttatcgagtttccactgtatatacattgtaaattatgatttgggagtgctcctagtagcatttaacgtgtcttggtttgtttatttctagtgcatcttgattgtaaatttagtataagtagcgaaattaatgcaaTTTCCAGGATGTGAAATGTCTGTGAAATGTGTTTCCAGGATGTTATAGATGTAAAACCTGGGTAGGTAATGATAAAAAATGAAGACATTCGAGATAAATATACTAATAAGAAATGTATAAGGCCCGGTGCAGAGGAAGACgtcacatggagaatcaggagaaacgacgaaattaattaattaaatgaagtgtacgatattgtaagatttgtggaaagtcaaagactgtcatgggtTATGTTCAGAGACAATAATCtacaaaaacaagaaagaaaatattacaatggaagccgatgGGAAGACAAACAAAAAGAAAGTCTCAGAACCAGATGGTTGAATAatgtggaagacgacctgaaaaataagaatgtaagacaatggaggagaagggcacaagGGAAGTCTGAGTCGACGGACATAGCCAGGCTGGCAAAGACCCATCCACGATTATGAtatcaaaagaagaagaagaatgacgtacACTGAACATCCAATTCGAGACAAACAGCACAGCTTCACCCCACATCTGAAATGGCTGGAAAGAGTGCATACACATCGTACAACATACTATGATAAATTATACTTCattgaaaaaattattgttttaaagTTATCTACCAAAATTGTAGATATTAACAAATTATTTTTACCTTTTTCTTCTAGATAGTGTAACCCGTGTGCTGTGGACCCCGATGGTGAAGAAACATCATCTTTAAGAGCACCAGGGTGCCTTTGGGTATCCCTTACCATTTGTCCTGCTCCGAGCACGGTTTGGGAGGCCAATCGGTACGCTAGATCTCTAGGTAAACCCATTTTAACACCACCATCAGCAAGCGCTTCAATCATCACAAATACCTAAAACAGGTTTTAAATATATTTAGTCTGTTTCTTTATAAGGTCGCTTTGACGTGGGCAGTGAATCACTAGCAAGAGCCACAATGGTGGTGACAAGAATCTTAATAACTTCACTtctttttgtggggatattttgtccaacaaaatttgtggggattattatTTGTCTGAAATTTTTTTATGGAGATTTTTTTTCTCCGGGGATTATTTGTTTGGGGATTATATGTGGGGATTTTTTgcctggggattttttgtccaggattaatttgtggggattttttgtccgggattatttgtcctagcttcgaaTATGCAGACCTTTGTGGCAGAAGCATGCCAAGTTATATGTGGTGTGATAGCAGGCAGGATTTCACAAAATTTGACAAAAAAGGAAGAAAAGACAATTGTTTAGAAGAGTGGCTTCAAAAAGGAAATAATACTAATTGAATTAAATACATCTCCAGGTACGctgaagattttaaaaatttgctAGAATGTCGGGACACTATTTTCAATATACCTATTTATTGGAACTTTTTAGCcccacaatttaaaaaaaaatctactaATATGAGAGAA
Proteins encoded in this window:
- the LOC114341247 gene encoding pyrroline-5-carboxylate reductase 3 isoform X2, which translates into the protein MSIAMGVTLRQLEQLLPTEARVIRVMPNTPALVQSAASVFVSGKNVTKEDARVTRKLLQSIGTCEEVPESYLDPITALSGSGPAYVFVMIEALADGGVKMGLPRDLAYRLASQTVLGAGQMVRDTQRHPGALKDDVSSPSGSTAHGLHYLEEKGFRSAVIGAVEAATKQCNAYSSKGTK